Proteins co-encoded in one Christiangramia fulva genomic window:
- a CDS encoding CHAD domain-containing protein translates to MNYKLQPGLSLKKNIVTVAEDEVNASLKSIDEMNIHEAVHNIRKRFKKIRALARLVRDEMGEENYKNINIFYRDFGRELSELRDLTAHLETIQALRQSYGDHLYANFFNSLTKEIQALRDKLEEELKEKKFFSEYIPRQLRLASKKKVTWPVEKDDIQIILPSIKRVYKRGRKAMLKAEEEPTAAVYHEWRKRVKYLWYQLRLLEDAWPNLFDAWEDEVHSLANFLGDDHDLVVLKEKIENGSLEIPDKQKELLLAIIKKSSENLRKKAHEIGKLIYAEEPKTFKNRIKNYAENGWK, encoded by the coding sequence ATGAACTACAAATTACAGCCAGGCCTTTCACTCAAGAAAAATATCGTAACGGTAGCCGAAGATGAAGTCAATGCTTCCCTAAAGTCTATTGATGAAATGAACATTCATGAAGCCGTGCATAATATTCGAAAGCGCTTTAAGAAGATCCGTGCCCTCGCGAGACTTGTGCGAGATGAAATGGGAGAAGAAAATTATAAGAACATAAATATTTTCTACCGGGATTTTGGAAGAGAACTTTCTGAATTAAGAGATCTTACCGCTCACCTGGAGACCATCCAAGCCCTGAGACAAAGTTACGGCGATCACCTATATGCGAATTTTTTTAATTCGCTTACCAAAGAAATCCAAGCTCTACGAGATAAACTGGAAGAGGAATTAAAAGAAAAAAAATTCTTTTCAGAATATATCCCCCGGCAGTTAAGGCTGGCATCCAAAAAAAAGGTAACCTGGCCGGTGGAAAAAGATGATATTCAAATAATCCTTCCCAGCATTAAAAGGGTCTATAAACGTGGGCGCAAGGCAATGTTGAAAGCTGAAGAAGAACCTACTGCCGCAGTGTATCATGAATGGCGGAAGCGAGTGAAATATTTGTGGTACCAGTTACGCCTCCTGGAAGACGCATGGCCAAATCTTTTCGACGCCTGGGAAGATGAGGTACATAGCCTTGCAAATTTTCTCGGTGACGATCACGATCTTGTGGTTTTAAAGGAAAAGATCGAAAATGGCTCTCTGGAAATTCCCGACAAACAAAAAGAACTGCTACTTGCCATTATTAAAAAATCCAGTGAAAATCTGCGGAAAAAAGCACACGA
- the lysA gene encoding diaminopimelate decarboxylase: MTNKELLSVAEEFGSPVYVYDAEKIISQYNRLTSAFKVNELRIHYAVKALSNISILKLLNSLGCGLDTVSVQEVKLGLEAGVDPSKIIYTPNGVSLEEIEEVMHLGAQINIDNLSILEQFGSRHPKVPVCIRINPHVMAGGNSKISVGHIDSKFGISIHQMPHLLRIVENTGMRINGIHMHTGSDILDIGVFLYASEILFETAQQFKDLEFIDFGSGFKVPYREGDIETDIEDLGKQLTKKFEVFCKSYGKEVALVFEPGKYLVSEAGKFLAKVNVIKQTTSTVFAGIDTGFNHLIRPMFYGAHHDIENISNPDAKTRYYSVVGYICETDTFGNNRQISEIREGDLLCFSNAGAYCYSMASNFNSRYRPPEVLWYKGKAHLIRERETFEDLTRHQHILEF, translated from the coding sequence ATGACAAATAAGGAGCTGCTTTCCGTTGCAGAAGAATTTGGGAGTCCGGTATATGTTTACGACGCTGAAAAAATCATTAGTCAGTATAACAGACTTACCAGCGCTTTTAAAGTAAACGAACTAAGAATTCATTATGCGGTAAAGGCGCTTTCGAATATTTCTATTCTGAAACTCTTAAATTCACTGGGCTGCGGATTAGATACCGTTTCGGTGCAGGAAGTGAAATTAGGACTGGAAGCAGGCGTAGATCCGTCAAAGATCATTTATACACCCAACGGAGTTTCCCTTGAAGAGATCGAAGAGGTGATGCACCTGGGAGCCCAGATCAATATTGATAATTTGTCTATTCTTGAACAATTTGGGAGCAGGCATCCAAAAGTTCCGGTATGTATCCGAATTAATCCGCATGTGATGGCGGGAGGTAATTCTAAAATATCTGTTGGCCATATCGATTCAAAATTTGGAATTAGCATTCACCAGATGCCACATTTGCTCAGAATAGTTGAAAATACAGGTATGCGGATCAACGGCATCCATATGCACACAGGAAGCGACATTCTTGATATTGGTGTTTTTCTGTATGCTTCTGAAATTCTTTTTGAAACCGCCCAACAATTCAAAGACCTGGAATTTATCGATTTCGGAAGTGGTTTTAAAGTACCTTATCGCGAAGGTGATATTGAAACAGATATTGAGGATTTGGGAAAACAGCTTACCAAAAAATTCGAGGTTTTCTGCAAATCTTATGGCAAGGAAGTCGCGCTGGTATTTGAACCGGGAAAATATTTGGTAAGTGAGGCGGGTAAATTCCTGGCAAAAGTGAATGTTATCAAGCAAACCACCTCAACAGTTTTTGCCGGAATTGACACCGGTTTTAACCATCTTATTCGCCCTATGTTCTATGGAGCGCATCACGACATAGAGAACATCTCCAACCCTGATGCGAAAACACGTTATTACAGTGTGGTAGGATACATCTGCGAAACCGATACTTTCGGAAACAATCGGCAGATTTCTGAAATTCGCGAAGGAGATCTTCTATGTTTCAGCAATGCCGGTGCCTATTGCTACTCTATGGCCAGCAATTTTAATTCAAGATATCGCCCGCCTGAAGTTTTATGGTACAAGGGAAAAGCCCACCTTATAAGAGAGCGTGAAACTTTTGAAGATCTTACGAGGCATCAGCATATTTTGGAGTTTTAA